The Calypte anna isolate BGI_N300 chromosome 2, bCalAnn1_v1.p, whole genome shotgun sequence genome includes a window with the following:
- the ACBD5 gene encoding acyl-CoA-binding domain-containing protein 5 isoform X1, whose product MAETGSVHATRFEAAVKVIQSLPKNGSFQPTNEMMLKFYSFYKQATQGPCNIPRPGFWDPIGRYKWDAWSALGDMSKEEAMIAYVDEMKKILESMPMTDKVEELLHVIGPFYEIVEDKKNRGSDLTSDLSNVMNSTPNIKAVNGKAESSDSGAESEEEGLREEEEKELQLNGKDYKDVKPESAAAKDLENVVTNGCYKDSFIPDMQNGIQTKSALNGLNPEEEIKKIEPNLEKSSNCAHQGANEENTEEVSSAQHLTSDSDSEVYCDSMEQLGLEEPLEIITSAKGSLKHSSHFLDVDHGLPLQNMDFSRHTCMTSEHLQSGNTVEGAAQEQGEVKCGGEDGKASNGGPHKEKKGGEKADFYNVRRGRGHRLQPLGDGSQGGQMGSGGDGERWGSERGPRGSLNEQIAVVLMRLQEDMQNVLQRLHMLEAVTASQARSATLQSNYQPDSSVKKPSWWPFEISPGILAFAIVWPFIAQWLVHVYLQRKRRKLN is encoded by the exons ATGGCGGAGACCGGCTCCGTGCACGCCACCAGGTTCGAGGCGGCCGTGAAGGTGATCCAGAGCTTGCCCAAGAATG GTTCATTTCAGCCAACGAATGAAATGATGCTCAAGTTCTATAGCTTTTATAAGCAAGCAACCCAAGGACCCTGTAACATTCCACGACCTGGATTTTGGGATCCAATTGGTAGATATAAATG GGATGCTTGGAGTGCCTTGGGAGACATGTCCAAAGAAGAAGCCATGATAGCCTATGTTGACGAAATGAAGAAG ATTCTTGAGAGTATGCCAATGACGGACAAAGTTGAAGAATTACTACACGTAATAGGCCCATTCTATGAAATAGTAGAAGATAAAAAGAACAGAGGATCTGACCTAACTTCAG ACCTTAGTAATGTCATGAATTCTACTCCAAATATAAAGGCTGTGaatggaaaagctgaaagcagtgATAGTGGAGCAGAATCAGAAGAAGAAGGCCTTcgtgaagaggaagaaaaagaactacAGCTAAATGGAAAGG ACTATAAGGATGTGAAACCAGAATCAGCAGCTGCTAAGGATTTGGAAAACGTTGTTACTAATGGCTGTTACAAGGACAGCTTTATCCCAGATATGCAGAATGGCATCCAGACCAAATCTGCCCTGAATGGCTTGAAcccagaggaagaaataaagaaaatagagCCAAACCTAGAAAAATCTAGTAACTGTGCTCACCAAG GTGCAAATGAAGAGAATACTGAAGAAGTTTCATCAGCTCAGCACTTAACCAGTGATTCAGACAGTGAAGTTTATTGTGACTCTATGGAGCAACTTGGACTAGAAGAG CCCTTGGAGATCATCACATCAGCTAAAGGATCTTTAAAGCATTCATCCCATTTCTTGGATGTAGATCATGGTCTTCCATTACAAAATATGGATTTTTCAAGGCACACTTGCATGACTTCTGAGCATCTCCAATCTGGAAATACTGTTGAGGGCGCAGCTCAAGAACAAGGTGAAGTCAAGTGTGGAGGAGAAGATGGCAAAGCCAGTAATGGGGGCCCtcacaaggaaaagaaaggcggagaaaaagcagatttctaCAATGTCAGAAGAGGGAGAG GGCACAGACTTCAGCCTCTGGGAGATGGTTCACAAGGTGGACAGATGGGCagtggaggggatggagagcGCTGGGGATCAGAGAGGGGCCCCAGGGGCAGCCTCAACGAGCAGATCGCGGTGGTGCTGATGCGGCTGCAGGAAGACATGCAGAATGTTCTTCAGAGGTTGCATATGCTGGAGGCAGTTACAGCATCACAG GCAAGATCTGCAACGCTACAGTCAAATTATCAGCCTGATTCCTCTGTCAAG AAACCATCATGGTGGCCCTTTGAAATTTCTCCTGGTATTTTAGCTTTTGCTATTGTATGGCCATTTATTGCCCAGTGGTTGGTACATGTGTATCTTCAAAGAAAGCGAAG AAAACTGAACTGA
- the ACBD5 gene encoding acyl-CoA-binding domain-containing protein 5 isoform X2, whose translation MAETGSVHATRFEAAVKVIQSLPKNGSFQPTNEMMLKFYSFYKQATQGPCNIPRPGFWDPIGRYKWDAWSALGDMSKEEAMIAYVDEMKKILESMPMTDKVEELLHVIGPFYEIVEDKKNRGSDLTSVRMEKVSKYLEDLSNVMNSTPNIKAVNGKAESSDSGAESEEEGLREEEEKELQLNGKDYKDVKPESAAAKDLENVVTNGCYKDSFIPDMQNGIQTKSALNGLNPEEEIKKIEPNLEKSSNCAHQGANEENTEEVSSAQHLTSDSDSEVYCDSMEQLGLEEPLEIITSAKGSLKHSSHFLDVDHGLPLQNMDFSRHTCMTSEHLQSGNTVEGAAQEQGEVKCGGEDGKASNGGPHKEKKGGEKADFYNVRRGRGHRLQPLGDGSQGGQMGSGGDGERWGSERGPRGSLNEQIAVVLMRLQEDMQNVLQRLHMLEAVTASQARSATLQSNYQPDSSVKKPSWWPFEISPGILAFAIVWPFIAQWLVHVYLQRKRRKLN comes from the exons ATGGCGGAGACCGGCTCCGTGCACGCCACCAGGTTCGAGGCGGCCGTGAAGGTGATCCAGAGCTTGCCCAAGAATG GTTCATTTCAGCCAACGAATGAAATGATGCTCAAGTTCTATAGCTTTTATAAGCAAGCAACCCAAGGACCCTGTAACATTCCACGACCTGGATTTTGGGATCCAATTGGTAGATATAAATG GGATGCTTGGAGTGCCTTGGGAGACATGTCCAAAGAAGAAGCCATGATAGCCTATGTTGACGAAATGAAGAAG ATTCTTGAGAGTATGCCAATGACGGACAAAGTTGAAGAATTACTACACGTAATAGGCCCATTCTATGAAATAGTAGAAGATAAAAAGAACAGAGGATCTGACCTAACTTCAG TTCGAATGGAGAAAGTTTCTAAGTATTTGGAAG ACCTTAGTAATGTCATGAATTCTACTCCAAATATAAAGGCTGTGaatggaaaagctgaaagcagtgATAGTGGAGCAGAATCAGAAGAAGAAGGCCTTcgtgaagaggaagaaaaagaactacAGCTAAATGGAAAGG ACTATAAGGATGTGAAACCAGAATCAGCAGCTGCTAAGGATTTGGAAAACGTTGTTACTAATGGCTGTTACAAGGACAGCTTTATCCCAGATATGCAGAATGGCATCCAGACCAAATCTGCCCTGAATGGCTTGAAcccagaggaagaaataaagaaaatagagCCAAACCTAGAAAAATCTAGTAACTGTGCTCACCAAG GTGCAAATGAAGAGAATACTGAAGAAGTTTCATCAGCTCAGCACTTAACCAGTGATTCAGACAGTGAAGTTTATTGTGACTCTATGGAGCAACTTGGACTAGAAGAG CCCTTGGAGATCATCACATCAGCTAAAGGATCTTTAAAGCATTCATCCCATTTCTTGGATGTAGATCATGGTCTTCCATTACAAAATATGGATTTTTCAAGGCACACTTGCATGACTTCTGAGCATCTCCAATCTGGAAATACTGTTGAGGGCGCAGCTCAAGAACAAGGTGAAGTCAAGTGTGGAGGAGAAGATGGCAAAGCCAGTAATGGGGGCCCtcacaaggaaaagaaaggcggagaaaaagcagatttctaCAATGTCAGAAGAGGGAGAG GGCACAGACTTCAGCCTCTGGGAGATGGTTCACAAGGTGGACAGATGGGCagtggaggggatggagagcGCTGGGGATCAGAGAGGGGCCCCAGGGGCAGCCTCAACGAGCAGATCGCGGTGGTGCTGATGCGGCTGCAGGAAGACATGCAGAATGTTCTTCAGAGGTTGCATATGCTGGAGGCAGTTACAGCATCACAG GCAAGATCTGCAACGCTACAGTCAAATTATCAGCCTGATTCCTCTGTCAAG AAACCATCATGGTGGCCCTTTGAAATTTCTCCTGGTATTTTAGCTTTTGCTATTGTATGGCCATTTATTGCCCAGTGGTTGGTACATGTGTATCTTCAAAGAAAGCGAAG AAAACTGAACTGA